One stretch of Nitratiruptor tergarcus DSM 16512 DNA includes these proteins:
- the chrA gene encoding chromate efflux transporter, with amino-acid sequence MSDKTVSRKETPTLWQLCWAYFLLGLSAYSMAMLHQLNDLIVRKGWLSQEEIDEGLAMVQLYPGPIFVNLATYSAYHIKGFFGAVLATFLFILPSYLLMLLLSWLYFRYGHIGWVHPIFIAIEAMVVGIVLEVTINFSSRYIDEGKTALIAGIALILMLYGMNAFWVIIVAAVLGLFFFSSKTSQKDYENTKEYEVVFPGKWQWRMVAIFLAGSIFVLLFAVGYIWHTESGELLFSMFKVGAVAFGNGMTIMPLLQQEAVVSHHWLTLKEFADAIAFGQITPGPFLITATFIGYKVSGVLGSALATIGIFYPSFFYTLVMSEVYEKIKNFALIRSALKGILAAFTGMLIFVLLSLGKIALVTPATYFWAIGAFIAVRYWKINIVWIFLVGIAAKLVLYFTGME; translated from the coding sequence ATGAGTGATAAAACAGTAAGCCGAAAAGAGACTCCGACCCTTTGGCAGCTTTGTTGGGCATATTTTCTTTTAGGCTTGAGTGCATACAGTATGGCGATGCTGCATCAGTTAAACGACCTTATCGTAAGAAAAGGATGGCTGAGTCAAGAAGAGATAGATGAGGGGCTGGCTATGGTGCAGCTCTATCCTGGACCCATCTTTGTCAATCTGGCTACCTATTCAGCCTATCATATTAAAGGATTTTTTGGTGCTGTTTTGGCTACTTTTCTTTTTATTTTGCCATCTTATCTATTGATGCTGCTCTTGTCGTGGCTCTATTTTCGATATGGTCATATCGGATGGGTTCATCCGATCTTTATTGCCATAGAGGCGATGGTAGTAGGGATTGTTTTGGAAGTAACGATCAATTTTTCCAGCCGATATATTGATGAAGGCAAAACTGCACTGATAGCCGGTATCGCGCTTATATTGATGCTGTATGGTATGAATGCCTTTTGGGTTATCATAGTTGCCGCAGTACTTGGACTTTTCTTTTTTTCTTCAAAAACTTCTCAAAAGGATTATGAAAACACAAAAGAGTATGAAGTGGTATTTCCTGGTAAATGGCAGTGGCGTATGGTAGCTATTTTTCTTGCAGGTTCCATTTTTGTACTGCTTTTTGCAGTAGGATATATATGGCATACCGAGTCTGGGGAGCTGCTCTTTTCTATGTTCAAAGTGGGAGCAGTGGCTTTTGGCAACGGAATGACCATAATGCCGCTGCTGCAGCAAGAAGCGGTAGTTTCGCATCACTGGCTGACATTGAAAGAGTTTGCAGACGCAATAGCTTTTGGTCAGATTACACCAGGACCCTTCCTCATTACCGCCACTTTCATCGGTTATAAAGTCAGTGGAGTTTTGGGAAGTGCTTTAGCTACAATTGGCATATTCTACCCTTCTTTCTTTTATACCCTTGTTATGAGTGAAGTGTATGAAAAGATTAAAAACTTTGCTCTAATTCGCAGTGCTTTAAAAGGGATCTTGGCAGCTTTTACCGGTATGCTCATCTTTGTTTTGCTAAGTCTTGGCAAAATTGCTCTTGTAACTCCTGCAACATATTTCTGGGCGATTGGAGCTTTCATAGCGGTACGTTACTGGAAAATAAATATTGTATGGATCTTTTTGGTGGGCATTGCAGCGAAGCTTGTGCTCTACTTTACGGGCATGGAATAA
- a CDS encoding APC family permease: MRDKLGLKELVAIGIGSMIGGGIFSVMGVADEIAGHATVLVFVIGGIIALFAGYNYAKLALAYKVDGASYIYLKYAFPKTPAIAAITGWSVIVGYIGTLALYAYTFGSYGAAMLGYADNYLVRSLLAFGILTLFLWINLLGIKEMGESEDVIVFFKVAIMMTMGIIGLFYLNPSHFQPLFDKSFSGVLLSAALVFVAFEGFQLITNSVAETENPDRNTPLSIYLSIIIVTLIYVVLAIAVIGILTPQEIKAAKEYAIAEALKPILGEWGFVLASIAAMLATSSAINGTLFGASRMMADIAKDGIFPSILSYKNAKTIPSHALLAMYVLATLFVLYGSLDSIIAFSSMTFLLVSLAVAIANTKLYRQTNSSLIIILLSITLMSITVSLMIYYLFENEPKTLFDIAMIYGLIIVSFTFYYILQRKRLKR, translated from the coding sequence ATGAGAGATAAGCTTGGTCTTAAGGAGCTTGTAGCCATCGGCATAGGGAGTATGATCGGTGGCGGGATCTTTTCAGTCATGGGTGTTGCTGATGAGATTGCAGGGCATGCAACAGTTTTAGTCTTTGTAATTGGAGGTATCATTGCTCTTTTTGCAGGATACAACTATGCAAAATTGGCACTTGCGTACAAAGTTGACGGTGCAAGCTACATCTATCTGAAATACGCTTTTCCGAAAACTCCAGCTATTGCAGCAATTACAGGTTGGAGTGTGATAGTAGGATATATTGGTACACTAGCACTTTATGCTTATACTTTCGGATCATATGGAGCTGCAATGCTTGGATATGCTGACAACTATCTTGTACGCTCACTTCTTGCTTTTGGAATCTTGACGCTTTTTTTGTGGATCAATCTTCTGGGTATCAAAGAGATGGGAGAGAGCGAAGATGTTATCGTCTTTTTTAAAGTGGCCATTATGATGACAATGGGAATAATTGGCCTTTTTTATCTCAATCCTTCCCATTTCCAACCCTTATTTGATAAAAGCTTTAGTGGAGTCCTTCTAAGTGCAGCTTTGGTTTTTGTGGCATTTGAAGGTTTTCAGCTTATTACCAATTCTGTGGCTGAGACCGAAAATCCCGATCGCAATACACCACTTTCTATCTATCTTTCTATCATTATTGTCACTCTCATCTATGTGGTTTTAGCTATAGCCGTTATTGGAATCTTAACACCACAGGAGATAAAAGCTGCAAAAGAGTACGCGATAGCTGAAGCACTTAAACCAATTCTTGGCGAATGGGGATTTGTTCTAGCCTCCATCGCAGCGATGCTGGCAACCAGCAGCGCTATCAATGGTACACTTTTTGGAGCTAGTCGCATGATGGCAGATATCGCAAAAGATGGGATCTTCCCCTCAATACTCTCATATAAAAATGCTAAAACAATTCCATCCCATGCCCTTTTGGCTATGTATGTTTTAGCTACACTCTTTGTGCTCTATGGGAGTTTGGATAGCATCATTGCATTTTCAAGTATGACTTTTTTACTTGTTTCTCTGGCTGTAGCCATCGCAAATACAAAACTCTATAGACAAACAAACTCTTCTTTAATAATCATTTTGCTTTCCATTACTTTGATGAGTATTACAGTGAGTCTCATGATCTATTATCTTTTTGAAAATGAGCCAAAAACACTTTTTGATATTGCAATGATATATGGGCTTATCATTGTAAGTTTTACATTTTATTACATTTTACAAAGAAAGCGACTAAAAAGATAA
- a CDS encoding permease has translation MPDALYKSFKTLLKILPMLLGVIGIVGIFKVFITPDLLASLFTKNPFYDTFIGLFAGAIAVGQAIISYIVGGELLSSGVSMYGVTAFILAWVTLGIVQLPLEASVLGIRFTILRNILAFVFTFLITIATVWTLELLG, from the coding sequence ATGCCTGATGCACTTTATAAATCTTTCAAGACTCTTTTGAAAATATTACCTATGCTTTTAGGAGTGATTGGAATAGTCGGCATTTTCAAAGTCTTTATAACCCCTGATCTGCTTGCATCTCTTTTTACCAAAAACCCTTTTTATGATACATTCATCGGCCTTTTTGCCGGAGCCATTGCAGTAGGCCAGGCGATTATAAGCTACATTGTAGGTGGGGAGCTTCTTAGCAGCGGCGTTTCAATGTATGGAGTAACAGCGTTTATTTTGGCTTGGGTTACTCTTGGAATTGTGCAGTTGCCACTGGAAGCAAGTGTGCTGGGCATTCGATTTACCATTCTTAGAAACATTTTGGCTTTTGTTTTTACCTTCTTGATCACCATCGCAACTGTTTGGACGCTGGAGCTTTTGGGATGA
- a CDS encoding efflux RND transporter permease subunit: protein MFEYFYKRPYLLFSLIVGFFAMGIIGLKALPKNLFPDANRPQVVVITSVPGATAEVAANTVSKPIEEEISRISLVRDVSSVNVANFSIVKAEFEYEKGLEAAAVDVANALSIAKGKLPKNANPSVYTVGDFTLPVEVVALSPKNKNISLAEIRKIAESHIKPYLLANPHIGNVEVFGGYQSAINIEVDPFKAKKYGVDFDTLAKALFALNKDIPIGFTKSKESFYTITYYGEKDNIEKLKNLHILPNVKLSDIAKVSWSYKKRTSGYLGNGKNAIALSIQRAPGGSVLDVSDAARAEIEKLKKLYPNIDFEIADTQRTLIETANENMLEALRDAIVYTLLVLLFFLGNFRAILAAGISIPLVFFGTIAIIWLGGGELNIVIYTAIILALGMLVDDAVVVLENIERHLELNEDMQTAIINGTKEVLGPVFAGTAGTIAIIFPLMFVGDFPEHIFRPLISTLIIALLVSYFLSITFIPRFSAVLYKNGTGKTKVERWFEDVYKYTIGRLIGPYVSVLKFSNGKWWALRRMMLTAAVVLTFVLSLKNVMPLIGKDVMPPMDTGIIKAQVAFSANETVDSAEKKLHKFLVWLHKQPWVKSSSVAFGSESGVLSLGSGNLPSEATITINAVDRFHRKKTIWELENIIRDKIAQLPGVKKNDVFDFGATALSTIKAPLDIRIKAADYEKLPDKAKEVIDAIRNVKGLTSISQSWDKDFQEVVINIDKNKALSYGVTPYQIAMQIPIKGQIVSLAADMATMNTQFVRMYLKGKFNENIQNLKLLPIKTKFGEIPLSEFAKISYQLTPAKIERDKLLYSIDVNGYRAKRPVTHITDDADKALQKVDTTGFVVTQEGDIAQLHDSFKRMIKAIAIGVIILIMTLVAIYESVRLAIIMILVLPLSMIGAAWGMLIFHKPSCMPSMVGLLLLFGIIIKNAVLLIDFYKEYEKEGKSPFEAAIESVKVRFRPVMMTAFGTIAGMIPIALEQAVGLERLSPLADVAIGGLLVGTLLTLIYVPMYAYITDPRNKKTNPIEKVEESLS from the coding sequence ATGTTTGAATATTTTTATAAACGGCCCTATCTGCTCTTTAGTTTGATAGTTGGCTTTTTTGCGATGGGGATTATTGGATTGAAAGCACTTCCAAAAAATCTTTTCCCTGATGCCAACAGACCTCAAGTCGTGGTCATTACATCAGTTCCGGGAGCAACGGCCGAGGTTGCAGCAAATACAGTAAGCAAGCCGATAGAAGAAGAGATTAGCCGAATCAGTCTCGTTCGCGATGTAAGCAGTGTCAATGTGGCAAATTTTTCTATTGTCAAGGCTGAGTTTGAGTATGAAAAGGGACTAGAAGCTGCGGCTGTAGATGTGGCGAATGCTTTGTCGATTGCTAAAGGCAAGCTTCCAAAAAACGCCAATCCTTCAGTCTATACGGTAGGGGACTTTACGCTTCCTGTTGAGGTTGTGGCGCTGAGTCCTAAAAACAAAAATATCAGTTTGGCTGAAATTAGAAAAATTGCCGAATCGCATATCAAGCCATACCTTTTAGCAAATCCTCATATTGGAAATGTTGAGGTTTTTGGAGGATATCAAAGTGCCATAAATATCGAAGTCGATCCATTTAAAGCCAAAAAGTATGGAGTCGATTTTGACACATTGGCAAAAGCGTTGTTTGCTCTTAATAAAGATATTCCAATAGGGTTTACCAAAAGCAAAGAGAGCTTTTATACTATTACTTACTATGGCGAAAAAGACAATATTGAAAAGCTCAAAAATCTTCATATCTTGCCAAATGTAAAATTGAGCGATATTGCAAAGGTATCTTGGAGCTATAAAAAACGAACAAGCGGCTATCTTGGAAACGGTAAAAATGCGATTGCTTTGTCAATTCAGCGAGCGCCAGGTGGGAGTGTATTGGATGTAAGTGATGCTGCAAGAGCGGAAATTGAAAAACTCAAAAAACTCTATCCAAATATCGATTTTGAGATTGCCGATACGCAACGAACACTCATTGAAACAGCCAATGAAAATATGCTAGAAGCCCTAAGAGATGCGATTGTCTACACCCTTTTGGTGCTGCTTTTCTTTCTTGGAAACTTTCGAGCGATTTTGGCTGCTGGTATCTCGATCCCGCTTGTCTTTTTTGGAACGATTGCAATTATTTGGCTGGGTGGAGGAGAGCTCAATATCGTAATCTATACAGCCATTATTTTGGCCTTAGGGATGCTGGTTGATGATGCGGTTGTTGTACTGGAAAACATCGAAAGACATTTAGAGCTCAATGAAGATATGCAAACCGCAATCATCAATGGTACCAAAGAGGTTTTGGGACCAGTCTTTGCGGGAACCGCTGGAACGATTGCTATCATTTTTCCACTCATGTTTGTAGGCGATTTTCCAGAGCATATCTTCAGACCCCTTATTTCAACGCTTATTATTGCACTGCTTGTGAGCTACTTTTTATCCATTACCTTTATTCCACGCTTTTCAGCAGTGCTTTACAAAAACGGAACAGGTAAAACAAAGGTTGAAAGGTGGTTCGAGGATGTCTACAAATATACTATTGGACGACTGATTGGTCCCTATGTAAGTGTTTTGAAGTTTTCCAATGGAAAATGGTGGGCACTTAGGCGAATGATGCTTACTGCTGCTGTTGTATTGACATTTGTCTTGAGCCTCAAAAATGTTATGCCTTTAATTGGAAAAGATGTGATGCCTCCAATGGATACGGGGATTATCAAAGCGCAAGTTGCTTTTAGTGCCAATGAGACTGTCGATAGTGCTGAGAAAAAACTGCACAAATTTTTGGTATGGCTTCATAAACAGCCGTGGGTAAAATCAAGCTCCGTTGCCTTTGGGAGCGAGTCCGGAGTGTTGAGTCTTGGAAGCGGAAATTTGCCTAGTGAAGCGACTATTACAATTAATGCAGTTGATCGATTCCACAGAAAAAAAACGATTTGGGAACTTGAAAATATTATTCGAGATAAAATCGCCCAGCTTCCAGGTGTCAAAAAAAACGATGTCTTTGATTTTGGTGCTACTGCCCTTTCAACCATTAAAGCACCTCTTGATATAAGAATTAAAGCCGCTGATTATGAGAAACTACCTGATAAGGCAAAAGAGGTCATTGATGCGATACGAAATGTCAAAGGGCTTACCTCTATCAGTCAAAGCTGGGATAAAGATTTTCAAGAAGTGGTCATTAATATCGACAAAAACAAAGCACTTTCCTATGGTGTCACACCATATCAGATTGCTATGCAAATACCAATCAAGGGGCAAATTGTCTCACTTGCAGCCGATATGGCTACGATGAATACGCAGTTTGTGCGAATGTATCTCAAAGGCAAATTCAATGAAAATATCCAAAACCTCAAGCTTTTGCCAATCAAAACAAAATTTGGCGAAATTCCTTTAAGCGAATTTGCAAAAATCTCTTATCAACTGACTCCAGCAAAAATTGAAAGAGATAAACTGCTTTATAGCATTGATGTGAATGGATACAGAGCAAAAAGACCGGTTACACACATCACAGATGATGCCGATAAAGCGTTGCAAAAAGTTGATACAACAGGCTTTGTCGTAACACAAGAAGGAGATATCGCTCAGCTCCATGATAGCTTCAAGCGAATGATAAAAGCGATCGCCATTGGAGTAATTATTCTTATAATGACTCTTGTAGCTATTTATGAATCTGTCAGGCTTGCAATCATTATGATTTTGGTATTGCCATTATCTATGATTGGCGCAGCGTGGGGAATGCTCATTTTCCATAAACCGAGCTGTATGCCAAGTATGGTAGGGTTACTGCTTTTATTTGGAATTATCATTAAAAATGCAGTCCTTTTAATTGACTTTTACAAAGAGTACGAAAAAGAAGGAAAATCTCCATTTGAAGCGGCGATTGAGAGTGTTAAGGTGCGATTTCGCCCTGTTATGATGACAGCATTTGGAACGATTGCCGGGATGATTCCAATTGCTTTAGAGCAAGCGGTCGGGTTAGAACGACTCAGTCCTTTGGCAGATGTGGCAATCGGCGGGCTTTTGGTAGGAACGCTTTTGACACTTATTTATGTGCCAATGTATGCATATATCACAGATCCTAGAAACAAAAAGACAAATCCGATAGAAAAAGTTGAAGAGTCACTTTCATGA
- a CDS encoding efflux RND transporter periplasmic adaptor subunit, translating to MKKWIKLLIFLLIVVLLIIGAVRLVKKRKAQEAAIPIAKEYTVLVHTLQPKTKHVTLTADAIAVVQNDANIKIASKYPGRIIALAKVGAKVKKGDIVAWLDDTPLQSKLTSLKAQKEAVAQSIASTKVVLRNLNKIHARTKKLLAVKGASIEQYEKEQNQISATKAQLASLRAKLASLKESIKEIQNELTYTTLRSNVDGVVAKRFANEGDMAMPGKPIIAINTNTDSYLAVRLPKDMPVFGVVYNNKVYLVTPLQSTFHSLAEYKVDVKDPALIAGERVNVAVVTFQGKGVLLPHDAILNRNGKSYVLVIKGNSAEAKEVHIIENANQGVVVKESLNGKKIVVAKPDIMLKLLSGIKLKEIKG from the coding sequence ATGAAAAAGTGGATTAAACTCCTTATCTTCTTACTGATTGTAGTGTTACTCATTATAGGTGCTGTAAGGCTTGTGAAAAAGAGAAAAGCCCAAGAAGCCGCGATTCCTATTGCAAAAGAGTATACGGTATTGGTACACACACTGCAGCCAAAAACGAAGCATGTGACTCTAACAGCTGATGCGATAGCGGTAGTACAAAATGATGCAAACATAAAGATAGCTTCAAAATATCCAGGCCGAATTATTGCGTTAGCAAAAGTTGGAGCAAAGGTTAAAAAAGGGGATATTGTTGCCTGGCTTGATGATACTCCTTTGCAATCAAAACTGACAAGTCTCAAAGCACAAAAAGAGGCTGTAGCGCAAAGCATTGCCTCAACAAAAGTAGTTCTTAGAAATTTAAATAAAATCCATGCAAGAACCAAAAAGCTTTTGGCAGTTAAAGGTGCTTCTATTGAGCAGTATGAAAAAGAGCAAAATCAAATTAGCGCTACAAAAGCACAACTTGCAAGCCTAAGAGCGAAATTGGCTTCTTTAAAAGAGAGTATAAAAGAGATTCAAAATGAGCTTACCTATACAACTTTACGCTCAAATGTCGATGGTGTTGTTGCAAAACGATTTGCTAATGAAGGTGATATGGCGATGCCAGGGAAACCAATTATTGCAATCAATACCAACACAGATAGTTATTTGGCAGTGAGACTGCCAAAAGATATGCCTGTTTTTGGTGTTGTTTACAATAACAAGGTCTATCTGGTTACGCCGTTACAATCAACATTCCACTCATTGGCTGAGTATAAGGTTGATGTCAAAGATCCAGCTTTAATTGCAGGTGAGAGAGTTAATGTTGCAGTGGTGACTTTTCAAGGAAAAGGGGTGCTTTTACCGCATGATGCGATTTTGAATCGCAATGGTAAAAGCTATGTTCTGGTTATAAAGGGCAATAGCGCTGAGGCAAAAGAGGTACATATCATAGAAAATGCCAATCAAGGTGTTGTTGTAAAAGAGAGTCTTAATGGCAAAAAAATCGTTGTTGCAAAACCAGATATCATGCTTAAACTCTTAAGTGGAATAAAGCTTAAAGAGATAAAAGGATAG
- a CDS encoding permease, with product MRGKWFLLIVIASYIALFFFYPQKASLALQESFYLLIKIAPILAVVVLINALINFFIDPKTLAKHLSREGGIKAWIIALFAGILSHGPMYAWYPLIEDLKKKGLRDSLIALFFYARAVKLPLLPLMVHYFGLTFTIVLNIYIIIGALLQGMIVEKMENE from the coding sequence ATGAGGGGAAAATGGTTTTTGCTCATCGTCATTGCAAGCTATATCGCTCTTTTTTTCTTTTACCCTCAAAAAGCTTCTTTGGCTTTGCAGGAGTCTTTTTATCTTTTGATCAAGATTGCACCTATTTTAGCCGTTGTCGTTTTAATCAATGCCCTTATCAACTTTTTTATCGACCCGAAAACATTGGCAAAACATCTAAGCCGTGAGGGTGGGATAAAAGCATGGATCATAGCACTGTTTGCCGGGATTCTAAGTCACGGTCCTATGTATGCATGGTATCCGCTGATAGAAGATTTAAAGAAAAAAGGGCTAAGGGATTCTTTAATAGCCCTCTTTTTTTATGCAAGGGCTGTGAAGCTACCACTGCTTCCTTTGATGGTACACTATTTTGGATTAACATTTACAATAGTGTTGAATATATACATAATCATAGGAGCCCTATTGCAAGGGATGATTGTCGAAAAGATGGAAAATGAGTGA
- a CDS encoding TolC family protein yields the protein MKKMFVLSVAAFVTLQASQLQELFKALKTKPVTEVDRIAIDIVRLQKQKVQDSLYPEFNLFASYEYYNRDTNLRPVPPPEANRRIAKKEPLPFAKNIQRIGGMFSMPLFVKKLFTLQKKLDFLIEAAKLKKDLDIYKNEAILLASYANLNYLKDLKRALKARKASLLKTYEDVKIKVESGRAAPIALDKIESVLDSLDIALENVKANEAKAKEAIESLTGVAVSQIEPIVQKNAIEKNDLFVLKLFDQKIKAQRKDVEASKDEFVPKLILQGSYTKDYAQDDVMFDKSIDTDYGSLALKLIIPLSKANLTQIEIAKTALLKEQKQKAQTKLELQAQAKSLQKQLAFNERAQKLAQKKVRHQEELLRYAKTAYDVGRLTQEEYLRYEEALLDAEANLASLKAKKWQIVGKLAVIYGNDLERIVK from the coding sequence ATGAAAAAAATGTTTGTCTTGTCGGTAGCTGCATTTGTTACTTTGCAGGCATCCCAGCTGCAAGAGCTTTTTAAAGCTCTAAAAACGAAGCCTGTTACTGAAGTGGACAGGATCGCCATAGATATTGTGAGACTGCAAAAGCAAAAAGTACAGGATAGTCTCTATCCAGAGTTCAACCTCTTTGCCAGTTATGAATACTATAACCGTGATACAAACCTAAGACCCGTTCCTCCTCCGGAAGCCAACAGGCGCATAGCCAAAAAAGAGCCTCTCCCCTTTGCTAAAAATATCCAGCGAATTGGTGGGATGTTTTCTATGCCTTTGTTTGTCAAAAAGCTTTTTACCCTGCAAAAAAAGCTTGATTTCTTGATAGAAGCAGCTAAGCTCAAAAAAGATTTGGATATTTATAAAAACGAAGCAATTCTGCTTGCAAGCTATGCAAATCTAAACTATTTGAAAGATCTCAAAAGAGCGCTCAAAGCCAGAAAAGCATCGCTTCTTAAAACCTATGAAGATGTGAAGATAAAGGTTGAAAGTGGCAGAGCCGCGCCGATTGCTTTGGACAAGATCGAGTCTGTACTTGATAGTTTAGACATTGCTTTGGAAAATGTCAAAGCAAATGAAGCCAAAGCAAAAGAAGCAATTGAAAGCCTTACCGGAGTTGCGGTATCACAGATTGAGCCTATAGTGCAAAAAAATGCAATTGAAAAAAATGACCTTTTTGTATTGAAGCTTTTTGATCAAAAGATCAAAGCACAAAGAAAAGATGTAGAAGCTAGCAAAGATGAGTTTGTTCCAAAGCTTATTTTGCAAGGAAGTTATACGAAAGATTATGCTCAAGATGATGTGATGTTCGATAAAAGTATCGATACCGATTATGGAAGTTTGGCGCTCAAACTTATTATACCGCTTTCAAAAGCGAATCTCACGCAAATCGAAATTGCAAAAACCGCTCTTTTAAAGGAGCAAAAACAAAAAGCTCAAACAAAACTTGAGCTTCAGGCCCAGGCAAAATCACTCCAAAAACAGCTTGCTTTCAATGAAAGAGCACAAAAACTTGCACAAAAAAAAGTCCGCCATCAAGAAGAGCTTTTGCGCTATGCAAAAACGGCATATGATGTAGGAAGACTTACCCAAGAGGAGTACTTAAGATATGAAGAAGCGCTATTAGATGCTGAAGCAAATCTAGCTTCGCTCAAAGCAAAAAAATGGCAGATTGTTGGAAAACTTGCCGTAATCTATGGAAATGATTTAGAAAGGATTGTCAAATGA
- a CDS encoding TetR/AcrR family transcriptional regulator, translating into MSKKEEILTIAAKHFATYGYTGISLDKIAKEAGITKPAIYYHFTNKDELYEAVLLFRFDRLLSHLNDKVVAKKPVEKLVQYIEGFGEFLQQNSCFAAILAHEFADNGKHMSDVAARYLSKTLNLLTSILNEGIEKEEFAIENPMVVQMMIVSSLIMHQTTKELRKRVASFVEGYEVMPEPNIEDFAKLLARKMIKLVRKVP; encoded by the coding sequence CAATTGCTGCAAAGCATTTTGCTACCTATGGCTATACAGGAATCTCTTTGGATAAAATCGCCAAAGAGGCTGGTATTACAAAGCCAGCAATCTATTACCATTTCACCAACAAAGATGAACTCTATGAGGCGGTACTACTTTTTCGATTTGATAGGCTTTTGAGTCATTTGAATGATAAAGTTGTAGCAAAAAAACCGGTAGAAAAATTAGTGCAATATATTGAAGGTTTTGGAGAGTTTTTGCAACAAAACTCCTGTTTTGCAGCGATTTTGGCTCATGAATTTGCCGATAACGGGAAGCATATGAGTGATGTTGCTGCACGATATCTTTCAAAAACTCTCAATTTACTCACATCGATTCTCAATGAAGGAATCGAAAAAGAGGAGTTTGCGATAGAAAATCCCATGGTGGTGCAGATGATGATCGTAAGCTCGCTCATTATGCATCAAACGACCAAAGAGCTTCGTAAGCGTGTGGCGAGTTTTGTAGAAGGGTATGAGGTAATGCCTGAACCAAATATAGAGGATTTTGCAAAACTGTTAGCTAGAAAAATGATTAAACTAGTAAGGAAAGTTCCATGA
- a CDS encoding COG3014 family protein: protein MFHKKVVLLPTIIILILFTGCAPSVKNLGKSSAHMQETKHVATQLEYKKLFDKYLDENKTDDLLWDYEAGTVGYYVKEYKDSVFYFDKAEDLIKKYDEEILASKVLSNVGAALTNDTFMNYRPKIYEKIMVNTYKAINFINMGDFQNARIEFNRALVREDRAKEFFAKEIGKEKEKLQQEQKKKLQNVKIKKETTSPIEKKYSNLFAFKPYRDFTNPFTSYLAGIYFLSIGDYDKATDLLKECYGMIKGLDAGADYVKADFELADKMKGSLTQRAKHYTWVIFSNGLAPKKEEWKIDVPVFLVSDKVLYTGIALPTLKMRPKAYRYLEITTPYGTKKTKEIATMDRVIKLEFKKRFPVIMTRALTRTIVQTVIQKQLHDKYGFFGGLVGAAYQGIMNKADTRMWERLPKEFQVARLRTPEKLDIFTPDKKHIVSILTNSAKNYIVFITIPSKSSEPIVSYQAF from the coding sequence ATGTTTCATAAAAAAGTAGTTTTGCTCCCTACCATTATAATCTTAATCCTTTTTACAGGATGTGCTCCTAGTGTAAAAAATCTTGGAAAATCATCTGCTCATATGCAGGAGACAAAGCACGTTGCAACTCAATTAGAATATAAAAAGCTTTTTGATAAATATCTCGATGAAAATAAAACAGATGATCTTCTTTGGGATTATGAAGCTGGCACAGTAGGATATTATGTTAAAGAGTACAAAGATAGTGTCTTTTACTTCGATAAAGCAGAGGATTTAATAAAAAAATATGATGAAGAGATCTTAGCTTCAAAAGTACTAAGTAATGTAGGAGCAGCTCTCACAAATGATACCTTTATGAACTATCGCCCAAAAATCTATGAAAAAATCATGGTTAACACGTATAAAGCTATCAATTTTATTAATATGGGAGATTTTCAAAATGCCAGAATAGAATTTAATAGAGCTTTAGTAAGAGAAGATAGAGCAAAAGAGTTTTTTGCAAAAGAGATCGGAAAAGAGAAAGAAAAACTCCAGCAAGAACAAAAGAAAAAGCTTCAAAATGTTAAAATCAAAAAGGAAACGACTAGTCCAATTGAAAAAAAATACTCCAATCTTTTTGCCTTTAAACCTTATAGAGATTTTACAAATCCATTCACCAGCTATCTTGCAGGTATATACTTCCTCAGTATTGGAGACTATGACAAAGCTACAGATCTTCTAAAAGAGTGCTACGGAATGATAAAAGGTCTGGACGCAGGTGCTGATTATGTCAAAGCAGATTTTGAATTAGCTGATAAAATGAAAGGTTCTTTGACACAAAGAGCTAAACATTATACATGGGTTATCTTTTCGAACGGACTTGCTCCAAAAAAAGAGGAGTGGAAAATCGATGTCCCTGTTTTTTTAGTATCAGATAAAGTACTGTATACAGGTATTGCTTTGCCAACATTAAAAATGAGACCGAAAGCATATAGGTATCTTGAAATCACAACACCCTATGGGACAAAAAAGACAAAAGAGATAGCAACTATGGATAGAGTTATCAAACTAGAATTTAAAAAACGCTTTCCTGTTATTATGACACGGGCACTGACTAGAACAATTGTTCAAACTGTCATTCAAAAACAGCTTCATGATAAGTATGGTTTCTTTGGCGGGCTAGTAGGTGCAGCTTATCAAGGCATCATGAATAAAGCAGATACAAGAATGTGGGAACGACTACCAAAAGAGTTTCAAGTAGCAAGACTCCGCACTCCTGAAAAACTTGATATTTTTACTCCAGATAAAAAACACATTGTTTCAATTCTTACAAATAGTGCAAAAAATTATATTGTATTTATCACAATTCCTTCTAAATCGAGTGAACCCATAGTATCGTATCAAGCTTTTTGA